GCCTTTGATGTGCGTCAGTGGTGGTCTGATCATCTGGTTACAAGCGTCGATTTTCTCGAGGGCCTTTGCGACAAATCTTCGGCCGTGACGATGATCTGCGCCGGCCTCGAGGTTTACCCCAGTGCAATCGTGTTGCGCTTCGAGCCATCGCCCGCGCTTATCGCCCTGCGGCAGCAGATATTTAACAGCGGCAAATTCGACGCTGTGATTTTGGAAAAGCCAAACTTCTTTCATATCACTCTGTTCAGGTTTGAGGTCGCCATGCCGCTGTCAGACATCGCCGGTATCGTTGACCGGCACACCCAGATGCCGCCCAATTGGACCATTGATCAATTGCAGCTCTGTCAGGAAGACGTGTATCCGTCTTTGCAGACCAAAGAGATTGCGTCATTTCAACTGGCGCGCTGACAAGACGCCTACGAGCGCAACGCGCGCTGACCGAACACACGCGCCAGAGGGCTCGGCATTACGCAACGCATGGCGTATCAATAAGCATATTGAGAGGGAGCGTTATGCAAGACCGAGCCAGCATAGATCAAAACCGCGTTATCATCGTCGGCGGCGGGCCAGTGGGCATGATCACCGCCTTACGTTTGGCCCAGCTGGATATTCCCGTGGTGGTGCTGGATGCCGAGGCGGAAACGCCCACGGCCCATCGGGCCGCCACCACCCATTCCTCTACACTCGATCTGTTGGACACGGTGGGTTTAACCGATGAAATCATCGCGCAAGGGTTAACGGCGCGCTACTTTCAATACCGCTACCGCACCACCAATGAGGTCTTCGCCGAGTTTGATTTTGGCCGCTTGGCCGATGAAAGCAATCACCCCTACGCCGTCCAGCTCGAGCAACATAAAACCGTCGCCATTGCCCTGGCCGCCGCTGAAAAGTTTCCGCACTTCGCATTTCATCGCGAGCATGAGGTGGTCGAGGTCATCAATGCAGAAGATCACGCTGGTGTGGTCACGCAAACGCCGGCCCAAGGGAATCAAAAGAGCGAGCGGCAAGCCTGGCGCAGCCGCTATGTTATCGGCTGCGACGGTGGCCGCTCCACTGTGCGCAAATCGCAAGACATCAATTTCCCCGGCTTCACCTGGGAAGAACGCTTCATCATCGTCGCCTCGTACTTTGATTACGAAGCCGCCGACAACTACTGCTATCGCAACTATCTGGCCGATCCAGAACAATGGTGTTCGGTGTTTAAAATTCCAGGGCCGGATGAGGACGCCAACACCAACGGCATGTGGCGCAATCTGTTCCCGGTGATCACCGATGATCCCGACGAGGTGGTCACCTCCGAGCCCTACATCCGCAACATGATCAACACCTGTTTTCCCTATGCCAAAAACCTCGAGATCGTGCACAGCAATCTCTACACCGTGCATCAGCGTGTGGCCGAGAGCTTCCACAAAAACCGCATCATGCTGGCCGGCGATTCCGGGCACATCAACAACCCCCTCGGTGGCATGGGCATGAACTCGGGCATTGCCGATGGTCTGAACCTCGCTGAAAAAATCGGCCAGGTGTGGCGCGGCGAGGTGACAGACGCTCAGGCCCTGTTCGCCCAATACGACCGTCAACGCCGCCCGCTCGCGCAAAAATATGTCCAGGCCCAATCCATCCAAAATAAAGAGACCCTCCAGGCCAAAGACCCAGCGAAAGCCAACGCCCGTTTTGAAGAGATGCGCAAAACTGCCGACGACCCCAAACGCCACAAGGCGTTTCTGATGAACGCGTCGCTCATCAACATGGTCCGCGAAGCGGCGGCGATCGCGTGAACGCGAGAAAATAAATAAAGTAGGGCGGCACACACCCAACCTGTCACCCTCGGGCTTGACCCCCCACCCAACCTGTCACCCTCGGGCTTGACCCCCCACCTAACCGGACACCCGTGGATTTAGTCCGAGGGTCCAGGGCCACCGGCGCAAATCTTTCAGGTGCGGCTATCCACACGGTGCGCACAGTCGCCCCAGTGCCGTAATCTCGCTCATTCACATTTGACCTGCCACACTTCTGCCGCTCTACTTCCCTCCTTCATGTGAGGAGTGCGCGCCATGTCTAGACTTCTGTTGATCCCCCTGCGATCCATCGTGGCCCTTACCGTGCTGTTGGCGCTGTCGCTGGCGGGCGCGAGCCTTTCAGCCAAAGAAAATGTGCTGATCATCGGCGGCGCGGGCAACACGGGCGCGGCCCTCGCCAAGCTGCTCATCGCGCGCGGCGATTCCGTCACCGCCTTCGTCCGCCCCTCTACAGATCGCTTCCGCCTGGACGGCGTCCCGGTCGACTACGTGGTCGGCGATGCCATGGTGGCAGAAGATGTTGCAGCCGCGCTCGCGGGCAAGCAGTTCTCGGTCATCATCGATACCATCCAGATTCTCGATGTCACCGATCAGGTTAGTTATACGCGGCTGTACGCGAACTTTGTGCCGGTGGCGAAACGCATGGGCGTCAAACAGTTTCTCATTCTGGGCGGCGGCTGCAGTGACCGCCCGCGCGAAGACTGCCCCTTGAGTCCGCCGCTCTACACAGTGGCCAGCAATATGACCATCGCCGAGTATATTTTGCGCGGCTCTGGCGTGCCCTATACCATCCTCCGTATTGGCGCGTTGATGCCCGGCGGACCGGATGATCCGGATGCTGAATTGCGCACCGGCACGTCCTATTTCACGACGGATCTCACCAAATTCGGAGGCATCTGGCGGGGGGATCTGAACGATCAAATCGTCGCCTGTACTGGCAACGCTGACTGCATCAACAAGATTTTCGTCATTGATGATCCCACCATGAAACCGCAGCTCGATCACTGGTTGTGCAAGCGCAGTTACGAAACCGACACCATCAACTTTTATGACGCCCGTTGTGGCGATATGCCGCCGCTTGCGGTAAAGAAAGCGGAGATGAACCAATGACCGACCTCTCGCGCCGAAATATTCTTGCCGCCGCAGCGACGGTCGCAGCGTCTCCCGCTCTGCTGGCGACCCGCGATGCCCGCGCTCAAACGCAAGACGCTGACCTGCCGCTGTTGACTTACACAACACCGGCGGAACACGTCCGCGCCTTTCTTAAACTCCACGCCAGTCTGGAGACGGAAACCGTCTACTACACTTACGCCGGCACACTCGAGGCGATGGTGCCGGGCCAAAATATCGTCAATCTGTGTTCCACCACCACGCTCATTCGCCGCGATGTCGAGGTGCGCCCGGAAGGCCATCGCATCCGCATTTGGGAAGGCACCGTCTATCACCGGCCCGGAGAAACCGTGGCGCTGGAGGAATTCGAGAATCCCTTGAACAATCGCCTGGTGCGTCCCTTTCATCAGCGCGAAGGGCGTGGCGAAGCGCTGTGGACAGACACCGGCCCAAGTTTTATCCGTCACGATGGCGAGCGGGTGTCCCGCTATGGCCCCGGCAATCCGTTCAAACTGGAGTGGCATCAGTCCGGCGAACGCCTCTGGATGTCGCGCTATTCGTCCGGCGTCTATGCCAAGCACCCCCTGAATGCAGAAGAGTGGCCGCTGGAGTTTGTCGGGCCCGACCTGATTTATTCCGAGAAAACCACCAACAACGGCCTGATCCGTGAAATGGCTGATCCCGCAATTGTTAATGCCTCGTCCACCTATTCCATGAGCGTCGTGATGTTGTGGTGGCCGTGGCTGCTGATGGGCCAAACGCCGGGCCATCTGCTGTGGAACACGCAAGGCGTGAAGCTGTCGTCGCTGGACACCATTCCCAGCGCCACCCGCCAGATGCTTGAGTCGGTTCATCCCGCCCTGTTTGAAACAGGTGTGCCGTGGGAGGGGCGGCATAGTCTGTGGACGGATTATCCGAAAATGCGCACACCCGTGAAGGTGTAGAAGCGAAGGTGTGGTCGGGTCACACTTGTAACGCTTGGGCTTCCTCTTGGGCTTCCTCTTGGGCTTAAGGCGCGCCTGCGCTATACCGGGGCAAATCACAT
This genomic stretch from Rhodospirillaceae bacterium harbors:
- a CDS encoding FAD-dependent monooxygenase, yielding MQDRASIDQNRVIIVGGGPVGMITALRLAQLDIPVVVLDAEAETPTAHRAATTHSSTLDLLDTVGLTDEIIAQGLTARYFQYRYRTTNEVFAEFDFGRLADESNHPYAVQLEQHKTVAIALAAAEKFPHFAFHREHEVVEVINAEDHAGVVTQTPAQGNQKSERQAWRSRYVIGCDGGRSTVRKSQDINFPGFTWEERFIIVASYFDYEAADNYCYRNYLADPEQWCSVFKIPGPDEDANTNGMWRNLFPVITDDPDEVVTSEPYIRNMINTCFPYAKNLEIVHSNLYTVHQRVAESFHKNRIMLAGDSGHINNPLGGMGMNSGIADGLNLAEKIGQVWRGEVTDAQALFAQYDRQRRPLAQKYVQAQSIQNKETLQAKDPAKANARFEEMRKTADDPKRHKAFLMNASLINMVREAAAIA
- a CDS encoding NAD(P)H-binding protein; translated protein: MSRLLLIPLRSIVALTVLLALSLAGASLSAKENVLIIGGAGNTGAALAKLLIARGDSVTAFVRPSTDRFRLDGVPVDYVVGDAMVAEDVAAALAGKQFSVIIDTIQILDVTDQVSYTRLYANFVPVAKRMGVKQFLILGGGCSDRPREDCPLSPPLYTVASNMTIAEYILRGSGVPYTILRIGALMPGGPDDPDAELRTGTSYFTTDLTKFGGIWRGDLNDQIVACTGNADCINKIFVIDDPTMKPQLDHWLCKRSYETDTINFYDARCGDMPPLAVKKAEMNQ
- a CDS encoding DUF1838 family protein; translated protein: MTDLSRRNILAAAATVAASPALLATRDARAQTQDADLPLLTYTTPAEHVRAFLKLHASLETETVYYTYAGTLEAMVPGQNIVNLCSTTTLIRRDVEVRPEGHRIRIWEGTVYHRPGETVALEEFENPLNNRLVRPFHQREGRGEALWTDTGPSFIRHDGERVSRYGPGNPFKLEWHQSGERLWMSRYSSGVYAKHPLNAEEWPLEFVGPDLIYSEKTTNNGLIREMADPAIVNASSTYSMSVVMLWWPWLLMGQTPGHLLWNTQGVKLSSLDTIPSATRQMLESVHPALFETGVPWEGRHSLWTDYPKMRTPVKV